Proteins encoded together in one Camelina sativa cultivar DH55 chromosome 9, Cs, whole genome shotgun sequence window:
- the LOC104714994 gene encoding uncharacterized protein LOC104714994 — MAESTSATITTASAGQLHHVNMANVTKLTASNFMMWSRQIRVLLAGYGLAGYLDGTTVAPTPTVLCEGHTIPNPEYVLWQRQDQLIVASLLGTISVEIQPIRSKASTTTQIWVLLTSTYAKPTWRHIKQLREQIKQWRKGTRSVDEYVQGLVSRFDQLATLGKPYEHEEQIEYLLAGLPEDYKPIVDQIEGRDSPPTMPALHEKLINFELKLQSQASTISVAPVTANVAFNKSYGHSNNNNNYQSRNPRNSSRGSSSSSSRGGHGKGY, encoded by the coding sequence ATGGCTGAAAGTACCTCTGCTACTATCACCACTGCTTCTGCGGGTCAACTTCACCATGTTAACATGGCGAACGTTACCAAACTCACTGCATCAAACTTCATGATGTGGAGTCGCCAGATCCGTGTCTTGCTCGCCGGATATGGTCTTGCCGGTTACCTTGATGGAACGACCGTGGCTCCTACTCCCACTGTTCTTTGTGAAGGTCACACCATTCCTAATCCTGAGTATGTTCTTTGGCAACGACAGGATCAACTCATTGTTGCGAGTCTCCTTGGTACAATCTCGGTTGAGATTCAGCCCATCCGCTCTAAGGCGTCAACCACCACACAGATCTGGGTTCTTCTTACCTCTACCTATGCGAAACCTACATGGAGACACATTAAACAACTCCGGGAACAGATCAAGCAATGGCGTAAAGGTACTCGATCTGTTGATGAGTATGTTCAAGGTCTTGTCTCTCGTTTTGATCAGCTCGCTACGTTAGGCAAACCATACGAGCATGAGGAACAAATTGAATACTTACTTGCTGGTCTCCCAGAGGACTATAAGCCCATCGTTGATCAAATAGAGGGACGTGACTCTCCACCCACAATGCCGGCGCTCCATGAGAAGCTCATTAATTTTGAACTGAAGCTTCAGTCTCAAGCATCTACTATATCCGTTGCTCCCGTTACTGCTAATGTTGCTTTCAACAAGTCTTATGGCCActccaacaataacaacaactacCAGTCCCGCAATCCACGTAACTCCTCTCGTGgctcttcctcctcttcgtcCCGTGGTGGTCACGGCAAAGGATATTAG